The genomic stretch AACTGCCCGAACGTGGCGTCCACTTGCCTCGGCTCACCCATGAACGTCACCATGATGTCGACCAGGTGACCGGCCATTTCGAAATAAAGGGAACCCTTGTACCGGTCGAGCTCCTCTACCAGTCGGGCGTGGTACCCCATGGGTTTCGGGATGTGCCCCCTGAAGTAGAAGGGTTCGCCGAGCGCGCCGGCCCTGCAGAGCCGGATCATTTCGGCGATCGCCGGGTTGTACCGCCACATGTAGGCCATCTGCAGGTGCAGTTTCTTGCGCCGCGCCGTGTCGTGCAGCCGCTCGAGCCGAGCCATGTCGACACCCGCCGGCTTCTCGAGCAGCACGTGCTTGTCCGCCGCGAGTGCCCGTTCGGCGTAGTTCAGGTTCTCCGAGACCCGCCCCTCGCAGATGATCGCTTCCGCATCGCTGTCCAACGCCTGCTCGATCGATTCGAAGGCGGAGATGTCGGGAAGGTCAGATGACCAGTCTCCCAGCTTCGTGTTCCGGATCGCGGGATCCGGCTCGTAGGCGCCGACGAGTTGGAATTCGTCCGGCCGGCTCGCGGCGTCGCGGATGTGCATGACGGTGTGACTGTGCCACAGGCCCAGGTACGCGAATTTCAGAGGCATGGGGGTTCCTTTCGGTGGTCGGAAGGAATGGGTGCGGCGCTGTACGGAAAACCGGAAACCGACACCGCTGCCCTTCGCAAAAGGGGATGCATGCAAAAGACAGATTCTGGAACAAAAAGTTAGCCGTGCCCCTTGTGCCTGTCAAGCCACCATAAAACCGTTGACAGGCGGGTTTGCCGGTTCAACTTACCCGTCCATGCCCACTGACCTCTTCGTCTTCGTCCTGCTGTCCGCCGTCCTGCACGCCACGTGGAATTTCGTCGCCCGGCGCAGCTCTGGGAATCTCACCATATTCTGGTGGTCCCTCTGGATCAGCTGCCTGTTCCTTCTGCCCTTCGTGGCGATCGTGGCATCCGGAATGGGTCCCGCGGGATTCACGGCCATGCTGGAAGCCGGATGGTTCTACGTGCTCGCCACGGGCATCATTCATACCTTCTACTTCCTGTTCCTGGCCCGGGCGTACGAACACGGAGAGATCTCCCTGGTCTACCCCATCGCCCGGGGATCGGGCATCGGACTCACGGGATTCCTCGGATGGCTGTTGCTGGGTGAAGAACTGACGCCGATGGGGGTGGCCGGCATCGGCCTGATCTGCTTCGGTATTCTGTTGATGGGCGTATCGGTCTTCCGACACACGAGGGCCGTCAACCGCGGGTTCGTATCCGCCCTGGTTGTGGGCGCCACGATCGTGAGCTACTCCCTCGTCGACAAGGTGGGCGTGAGTATCGTCCATCCCGTCGTATACATCTTCGGCATGTTTTTTTTGAGCGCCGTATTTGCCACGCCCTTCGTCGCGGTCCGCCACCTGGGGATCCGGTGGCGCGGATTCGCGGAGACCTGGAAGCCCGCGGCGCTGATCGGCATCGGATCCACGGCCGCCTACCTGATGATCCTCTTCGCCATGACCGTGGGGCAGGTGGGCTATATCGTCGCGTTGCGGGAATTCGCCGTGGTGCTCGGCGCGGTGCTGGGGTTCGTCTTTCTCAAGGAGCGCGTCACCGCGCTGAAGGTGGGTTCGGTGCTCATGATCGTCGCCGGACTCGTCTTCATCAAATTCGGTTGAAGCAGGATGCGAATTACCTCGTAACGCACCTTGCTTTTGTGGGTTGGTATGACTACATTGCCTGACGATTCCTATCGTGATCCGACCCGTTCACACGCTTCGCTGCTGTCGCTTGATAATCGTCGCCTCCGCAGGATGATCAATAAAGGAGATCCGCGAAAGTGTCCCGTCTGAACCGACGTTCCTTCATTCGAAACACCGCCATATCCGTTGGCGCGCTGACCGTCGGCGGCACGGCGCTGCAGGGCCTGATTGCCCGGCGCGCCCGGGCCATGTCCGACGGGTACGCCCACCTTGTCGCGCCTCGCGGAGAAGGGGGATACGGACCCCTTTCTCCCGTGCCCTCGCAAAATACGGGGGAGACCATGCTTGAACTGCCGCAGGGATTCTCCTATACGGTCTTCGGGAAGAAGGGCGGCCTCATGTCGGACGGCCATCCCACGCCGGCCGCCCACGACGGCATGGCCGCCTTCGCCGCGGGCGGGATGGTCCGGCTCCTGCGGAACCACGAGATCAACACGGGCAAACCGGTGGAAGCTATCGGCAACCGGGACGCGGCCTACGATCCCACGGCCCCCGGCGGCGTCACCACGCTGATCGTCGATCCCACAACGCGCGAACTGGTCCGCGATTTCGTCAGCGTGGGCGGGACGCTTCACAACTGCGCCGGCGGTCCCACGCCGTGGGGGTCCTGGATCACCTGTGAAGAGACCACCATGGGTACGGACCGGATCTTCAGTGCGCGTTGGCTCCAGTACCTGGGCGGGTACGACAAGGATCACGGGTACTGCTTCGAAGTGCCGGCCGATGCCGAGGAGAGCGTAGCGGGCGAACCCCTGACCGGGATGGGAAGGTTTGTCCACGAGGCCATCGCCGTCGATCCGGCAACCGGCATCGTGTACGAGACCGAAGACAACAATCCGAGCGGGTTCTTCCAGTATATCCCCGATCACCCCGGCGAGCTTGCCCGGGGAGGGCGCCTGCGCATGCTCGCGGTCAAGGATCAACCCGGATATGATACGCGCGATGGCCAGACCATGGGCACCTCCTTGCCCGTGACCTGGGTGGAGATCGAAGACCCCGATCCCGCCGGGGCCGGTCTGGACGAGCACATGGTATACCAGGAGGGAGCCGACAAGGGCGGTGCCGCCTTCGACCGCCTGGAGGGTTGCTGGCACGGCAACGGCCGCATATTCTTCACGGCGACTACCGGGGGCGACGAAGGACTCGGACAGGTGTGGGAATACAGCCCCGAAAGCGACGATGAAGGCGTGCTGACGCTCCTGTTCGAATCGCCCGACGCTTCGCTCATGGCCGCGCCGGACAACGTCTGCGTGAGTCCCCGCGGCGGCCTGATCGTGTGCGAGGACTACCGGAACGGGATACAGCACATCCGGGGCCTGACGAAGGACGGCCGCGTGTTCGACGTGGCTCGTGACGTGGCCGGCATCGCCTACCGGGGCGAATTCGCCGGAGCGACCTTCAGCCCGGACGGCGAGACGCTCTTCGTCAACATGCAGCGGCCCGGACTGACCTACGCCATCTGGGGCCCCTGGCAGAAAGGCGCGGTCTAGGGACCCGCAAGCGACTCCGACAGCCCGATCTTGATCCATATCCGTGGAGCAGCGGTTGTTTTCAAATGAAATCAGGGCGTTCCGGGAACGCCTCGCCGCCGGGCAACTCTGTCTTGGTCCCGCCGTGACCTTCACCGATCCGGCCGTGACCGAGGCCCTGTGCGATTCGGCCGACTTCATCTGGATCGACACCGAGCACATGGCGATGAACCCCGAGTCGGTCACGAGACACCTCATGGCCGCACGGGCGGGAGGCACTGCCGCGTTGGTCCGCGTGCCGTCGAGCGCCATCGGGCACGTCAAGCCCATCCTGGACGCCGGTGCGCCCGGGATTGTCGTGCCGCAGGTCCGCTCCGCCGCCGAAGTGCGGAGCGTGGTTGACGCCTGTCGATACCCGCCTGCGGGAGACCGGGGCTTCGGGCCGCACCGTCCGTCCAATTACGGAAGGGCCTTTTCGGATATAGATTCGTTCGTGGACGACATGAACCGGGACCTCTTCGTCTCGGTCCAGATCGAGCACGTCGAGGCCTACCGTGAACTGGAGGACATCGCGGCCATACCCGGCCTGGACAGTCTGGTCATCGGGCCCGTGGACCTCAGCGGGTCCATCAATACACTGGGGCGCCTCGAAAACGACGAGGTCGTGGCCGCCATGGAACGCATCATCGACGTAGGGCACGAAGCGGGCCTCTCCATCGGCATGGGCATGGGATCGCAGTACGCCTTCGGCCGACGCTGGAGCAGCCGGGGCGTCGACTGGATTCAGGTCGACTGCGACTACAGCTACCTGATCAGCGGTTTCGAACGGACCGCCGCCGGGATTCGCGGCGACGGCTAGACCTCCTTCAGAATGGTAAAAACCAGCACCGAAGCGAACCAGGCAAACTCCGTGAACGACCTCTACGTACTGAGGACGCCGCCCGAACCGCTCGCGGACTTCTGTATCTCGGCGATGGCCGCGGCGGGACTCTCGAAGGCGGACGCCCGACTGACGGCGGATGTCGTGGTCCGCACCGACATGCGCGGGATCTTCACCCACGGCACGGTCGCACTCAGGCGTTACGTGCAGTTGATGCGCGACGGCGGCATCGACGTGGGCGCGGTGCCGGAAACCACGGACGACGGACCCGCATGGGCGCGGATCGACGCACACCGGGCCGTGGGCATGGTAGCCTCGCACCACGGTATGACTGTGGCCATGGACAAGGCCGCAAGCTGTGGGATCGGCATGGCCACGGTACGCCGGAGCAACCACTTCGGAGCGGCATCGGCCTACACGGTCATGGCGGTGGAAAATGCGGACCGGCCCATGATCGGCGTCGCCATGAGCAATACCGACGTGGTCATGAACATTCCGGGAGGACGCGGCGCGGCCATCGGAAACAATCCACTCTCCTACGCCGTTCCGGCCCGGTCCCAGCCGCCCATCGTGCTGGACATCGCCATGAGCACGGTGGCGGGGGGCAAGGTGGCCTCGTACCAGGCCCGGGGCGAACCGCTTCCGGAGGGATGGCTCACCGACGCGGAGGGCCTGCCCACGACGGATCCCGGCGTGTTCACCGTCACCGGCGCCCTGACGCCTTTCAGTGCGCACAAGGGCTACGGCCTGGCATTGCTGGTGGAATCCCTGTCCGGGGTGCTGGCCGGCGCGGGGGTCACGACGGACATCCTGTCCTGGTCCAAAGTCTCGGACGATACCTGCGACGAGGGACACACCTTCATGGCCATCGACGTGGGCGCCATGATGCCGCTGGACGAATACTACGACCGCATTGACGAACTCATCCGCCGCATGCGGGAAGCGCCGAAGGCCGCAGGGGTGGAACGTACCTACGTACCCGGGGAAATGGAACTCGACAGCGAAGCAGTTTCCCGGCGCGAGGGCGTTCCGCTCACGCGAATGGCGGCGGAGAACCTCAAGGGTCTGGCCGAAGATACGGACCTGATGGACCGGCTGCCCTTCGACTGGACGTGAAGTAGCGGACGCGGCTGGCCGCAGCGGTCACGGCCCGCCAGTCACCAGACTGCCGGTCTCGGTGACACACCAGCCTTTAAGTACACGGGAGCAGGAAATGCCCAACGTAAACCGAGCCGTCGAACTGCTCAGGCGGGGCCAGCCCATTTACTATGGCGGCGCCGGCGAACTGAGCTACGAAAAGGGCGTCGAAGCCTCCGGGAGATGGGAGGACTACCTCGTCGTCGAAATGGAGCACGGCCTCTTCGACCTGCCGAGTCTCAAGGCCTTCATGGCCGGCCTGGTGGACGGCGGTCCCGCGCCTACCGGACACCTGACGCCCTGCATCATCGTCACGCTGCCCACGAACGGGACCAGCGAGGCCGTCATGCGGGCGAACGCCTGGATGGTCAAGCAGCTTCTGGCACTGGGCGTCCACGGGCTCCTGCTGTGTCACGCGGAGACACCGGGCGCCGTGCGCGCCTTCGTGGAAGCGGCCCGCTACCCCTTCCAGACCCGGGGCGTGGGCGCAGGCCTCGAAGTGGGCCAGCGCGGCTCGGGCGGCCAGGGCTTCGCCGCGCGCACCTGGGGACTCCCCGTGCAGGAATACGTACAGCGGGCTGACGTCTGGCCTGTGAACCCGGATGGAGAGCTGATGCTTGGCCTCAAGATCGAGAACCGGCGTGCCCTGGCCAACGTGGACGAGAGCCTAGCCGTGCCCGGCATCGCCTTCGCGGAGTGGGGCCCGGGCGACATGGGCATGTCCTTCGGGTATCCGGACGGTCACGATCCGCCCTACCCGCCGGAGATGATCGCCGCGCGGACCGCGGTGCTGAAGGCCTGCAAGGCCAACGGTGTCGCCTTCCTGGACGGGGCTACACCCGAAAACGTGACCGACCGAATCGACGAGGGCGTGATGGTCTCGGGCTGCGGTCTGGAGGCCGCCGAAATCGGTAAAAAACACACGGGACGCGATTCGTAGGACCTTTCGGACTGCGGCAGCGCATGACGACCTACACCGTATACTTCGCCGGCGACCTCTTCGACCACAAACACCTCGCCGGAAACGAGCTCCTCGCCGGGGCCATCGATCGCCGGTCCGGGGGGCGTTACGCCTGCGTGGTGCCCCAGGACCTCGAACAGGCCACGGGCCGAATGGTCGACATACGAAATCAGGACCTCATGCAGGTCATGGCCTGCGACCTGGGCCTGTTCAACTTCGACGGGACGGACCTGGACTCGGGCACGGTGGTGGAGTTCATGATGGCCAAGATGCTCGACATCCCGTCCGTCCTCCTGAGATCGGATTTCCGGGCGTCGGGCGACCAGGAACGGGAAGGCGACGACTGGAACCTGATGTGCTCCTTCTACCCCCGGTCTAAGAAAGTCCAGTTCAACGCCATGGCGTGGTACCAGGAGGCGCGCCGGGGCGGCAGCCCAGACGGCGGCCCGGGGGACGATGCACCGGCGACGCGCAGGGACGACGGCCAGGGGCACGGCAGTCCGGGGGAAGGCACACCGGCGGCCGGCTGGTCCGACCGGCTCTACGACCGGATGGCGGACGCCGTCATCGAAGCGCTGGACGCGGTACGGGCCGAACCCTCCGCCTTCGGCGGCGACGAAGCGCGGATCAACGCCGTCTATGCATGGGCGGCGCGGTTTCCGGGCAGCGGGTTCGACACCCTGTGCGAAGCCGGATTCGTGGAGAAAACCATAGAGGAAAAACTCCGCAAAAGGCTGTTGTAACCACTGCGGACATGCGCGGCAGTCAGGGACTGCTGAAGCCCGGGTATCGATATCAAGCCGCAACCAGGCCGAACCGGAATCCAATAAGAAAAGGGAGCGCGAAATGATCGACTATGGCATGTTCCTCATGCCGGTGCACGACCCGGCCAAGCCGCCGGGACAGTGTTACGACGAAGACATGGAACTGCTGGTGCGATCGGAGGAGCTTGGTTTCAGCGAATTCTGGGTCGGCGAGCACCACTCATCGAGCTACGAGAACATCGTCATGCCCGAGATTTTCATCGGCAAGGCCCTGGGGCTTACCAGCCGCATGCGGCTCGGTGCCGCGCCCGTGTGCCTGCCCTACCACCATCCCGCCCACGTGGCCGGCCGCCTGGCCTTCCTCGATCATCTCTCCCACGGCAGGCTGAACATCTGCTTCGGTCCCGGCGCGATTCCGACCGACCTGGAGATGTTCGGGATCCGGCCCGAGGACTCCGGCGCCATGGTGGGCGAGGCGATCCAGATGATCATGACGCTATGGACCACCGATCCCCCGTACGATATAAACGGGCGGTTCTGGCAGGTGCACGTGGGCCGGGAAGTCCGGGAGGACCTGGGGGTGGGCGTTTACCTCAAACCCCTGCAGAAACCCCACCCGCCCCTGTCCGTGCCCGTGATCATGCGGGATTCGGCCGGGACCCGCATCGCGGGCCAGAAAGGCTATTCTCCCTTCAGCCACCACATGGTCGCCTCGAACGTGCTGGCGAACCACTGGGAGACCTACGCAAGCGGCGCGCAAACCGCCGGACAGGAACCGGACCGGCGCAAGTGGAAGATCTCCCGCAACATCTTCGTGGCGGAGACGACGAAGGAAGCCCGCGAAAGGGCGCGGAACAATTCCCTGGGCAAGTGCCTGGAATACATCATGAAGCTCACGGACCTGGGACCGGGGCGGGCATTCTGGAAGCGGGACCTGGACATGCCGGACTCCGAATGCACCCTGGACTACATGATGGACGAGCAGGTCATCGCCGGCGATCCCGATGAGTGCGTGCGGCAGCTGCACCGCATGATGGAGGAGACGGGCGAATTCGGCACGTTCATCATGACCGCCCACGACTGGGACGACCGGGAGGCCTGGATCAACAGCCTGGAACTGTTCGCGAAAGAAGTCATGCCGAGGTTCAACCGGTCGCTGGGTTACGCCTGAGTTTACCTGGCGGTTTTTGGCAGGCATGTGCGCGGGCTGAGTGTTTACCACGGGTTGTGTATTTTGCGGGTGAAGGGTATACCGCGAGCGAAGCATTGACCGGCGGCTAGTGTATACAATGTAGATACAACGGGGATCAATACCACACTTCGGAGTCCAATATGAACTACGGCATGTTCATCATGCCCTTCCACGATCCGGTGAAGCCGGCGGCGCAATGCCACGACGAGGACCTTGAACTCATCGTGCGCTGCGAGGAACTGGGATTCACCGAGTTCTGGATCGGCGAGCACCATACCATGAAGTACGAGCACATCGTCCTGCCCGAGGCCTTCATCGGAAAGGCCCTGGCCATGACCCACTCCATCCGGCTCGGCACCGCGCCCACTTGCCTGCCCTATCACCATCCAGCCCACGTGGCCAGCCGGCTGGCCTTCATGGACCAGCTTTCCCACGGTCGGCTCAACCTGTGCTTCGGCCCGGGCAGCGTGACCTCCGACCTGGAACTTTACAAGATCGATCCGAAACTCAACAGCGCCATGGCCGTCGAATCGGCCGAGATGATCCTGCAGATCTGGAGCCAGGATCCGCCCTATCATCTGAAGGGCCGCTTCTGGGAGATCGACCTCGAAGAAAACGTGGATCACGACACGCTGATCGGGTATATCCACAAGCCGCTGCAGCAACCCCATCCCCCCATCTGCGCCCCTGGGATGAGCATGAACTCTTCCACCATGAAGCTGGCGGGAGAAAAGGGCTGGTTTCCCATCAGCGCCAACATTTCCACGAGTAATGTCGTCGCCGACAACTGGCGGGTGTACGAACAGGCGGCCCTGGGCGCCGGACGGACGCCCGACCGGAAGGACTGGCGCATCTGCCGCAGCATCTTCCTGGCCGACAGCAAGGAAGATGCGGCGGCGAAAGTACGCAACAATTCCCTGGGACGGGGCTTCGAATACCTCGGCGGCCTCTTCGACCAGGGTCTGGGGCGGAAGATGCTGAAGCGGGACCCGGACATGCCCGACGCGGAGTGCAACCTGGACTACCTGATGACGGAACAGATCATCCACGGCGACGTGGACGAGGTGGTCCGGCGGCTGGACCTGATGCGGGAGGAGACCGGCGATTTCGGCACGCTGATCCTCATGGGGTACGACTGGGACGACAAGGAATCCTGGCTTCGCAGCATGGACCTCTTCGTCCACGAAGTCATGCCGCGCATGTAAACTGAGCGCTTCGCCACACCGTCTAAGGAGCACAGATGAAGGGTCCACGCCTGCCCTACCGCTACGATCACTACACCTGGGTCGAACTGAAGGAGAAGGTCGAGGACCAGCCTGCCGTCATCCTGCCCGTCGGGTCCACGGAGGACCACGGCTACCACATGCCCCTGGACGTGGACACCTTCCTGGTGAGCAGCGTGTGCGAAGGCGCCGCGAAGCTCATCCCGGACGAAGTGCTGATCCTGCCGGCCCTGCCCTATGGGTTCGAGGACCACCACATGGACTTCCCGGGGACGATCACGGTGCGGGACGACCACCTGCAGGACTTTGTTGTGGACATCACCCGGAGCGTGGCCCACCACGGTTTCCGCAAGATACTCATCGTCAACGGCCACGGTTCCAACGCCACTATCCTGGAGACGGCCTCGCGACGGACGGTCATCGAGACGGACGCCCACTGCGGGACGCTCAACTGGTGGAGCGTAGCCCAGTCGAAACTCTGGGAAATCGGCGACTCCGAGCTCCAGTCCCACGCCGACGAGATCGAGACCTCGGTCTACCGCTACCTCAACGACGACGCGATCCAGATGGACAAGGCGGTGCGCGAGGTGAAGATCCCCGTGTCGAAGTACTACTGGCGCGGCTGGATCCGCGGCAAGGGCGCTTCGCCCCTGCGCATGATGGACCAGTGGTCCCGGATCTCCGATTCCGGCGTCATCGGCGACGCCACCGTCGCCACCGTGGAGAAGGGCGAGGAACTCTACCGCGCGGCCTCGGAGGAACTGGCCGGCTTGATCCGTGAATTTCGCGCACTGCCCATCGAGCCCCGGGTGGACCGGCACTGACGACTTTCCGTTGGTTCGGCCGGCCGGGCTGTCCGCGCCGGCCCGGCTGTCCGGGCCGACCGGGCTGTCCGGGCTGTCCCGGCCGACCGACGCTCGGCGACCCGCTGCGGCAATGTGCATGGGCGCCCGCCGAACCAACCCCCTGGAGTACCTTCACATGAAGCGCGCCGCACGCACAGCTGCACGCAAGGCCGCACGATTCGGGTCCGCCATCCTCCGGGCGCTGACGCGGCTGGCCCCGGATACCTGGACGAAGCGCTGCATCTATGCGGGACTGGTCATGGCGGCCGGGGTCTTCCTGGTCCTGGGCACCTGGCAGGGTGTGGTCACCTGGCTCGGTTGGCCCGCGATCGCCCTGCTGGCCGCCGGCATTTTCTACTACACGTGGAAGGTCTTTTCGTGGCTGCGGGACCATCTGCTGTGGAAAGTCCGAAATCGCATTATCGTCGTTTTCCTCTTCGCCGGCATCGCTCCCCTGTGTATCGCTACTTCGATCAGCATACTCGTCGGATGGCTCTGGATCGGCACCCTGGGCACCAACCTGGTCACCCGCCATATCGAAGAAACCGTCGACCGGCTCGATCACATACCGGTCGATATGCAGCTGGCCCTGCTGAGGACGGCTTCGGAAGACAGACCGCCTTACGCCGGGATCGTGGACGAGATCTTGCGGGATAATCCGGACCTTACCGGCCTGTCGATCAGCGTATTCGAGGATGGCCGTCCGGTACTTGCATCGCTCCCATTCGATACACCCGAACCCCACCCGGACTGGCTGCTCCGGGAAGACCACTTCGCCGACGTAGTCTACGACAGCCTGTCCGACGGCCTCTCCGCGCTGTCCTTTCGCGCCGGCACCACGATCGAGTTCCGCGGACGGAACCTGTACGTCCTCTCCTACAAGCCGCTGGGGGAGGAATACCGGACGAAGATCTGGGAAGATCTCGGCACGCAGGTCGCGTTTCGGTCGGGACCGGGCGATTTCGAAGACGTCACCGTCTATGAGTCTGCACCTTCGGAAGTGGAAAGGTCCCGGTTGCCGCTCTGGGGGGAGCTTCATGTACCCTGGGCCGCCTCGTTCGCCGTCCGGTCCTGGAATTCAGGGGCGCAGACCATGGCGATACTGGGCCTGGATCTCGATCCGGCACACATTTTCGAAGCGACCGTCACCGGCGACATGCTGCTGTCCGGTTTTCCTCCACTGTTTGTCGTCGTCATCGTCCTGTGTTCGGTATTCGTCTGCTTCGAGCTGATCTCCTTCATGATCGGGCTGCTCATCTCGCGGCGGATTACCACGGCGGTGCACGGGCTGTACGAGGGCACGGAAGCCATCCGCGCCGGCAGGACGGACTTCCGCGTGGAAGAAAAGGCGCGGGATCAGCTGGGCGAACTCGGCCGCTCCTTCAACACCATGGCGCATAGCATCGAGATGCTGATGAATGAAGAAAGAGAAAAGGAGCGTATCGAAACGGAACTTTCCATGGCACGGGAGGTGCAGGCCCGTTTCATACCCAACATGCCGCCGCAGCGGGGTCCCCTCGAACTGGCCGGCGCCTGGATCCCCGCCCGCACAGTCAGCGGAGACTACTACGACTTCATCGAACACCGGGATCGAGTGCTGGATATCGTGGTCGGCGACATCTCGGGCAAGGGCATATCGGCGGCGCTCATGATGGCCGGTCTGCAGGCGTCGCTGCGGTCCCAGGCGCTGGACCCCGCGCTGGAAGGAAGCCCGGACCGGTTGTCCAGGCTGATGTCCCGCCTCAACGTCTACCTGTGCCACAGCACGGCGCCGGAACGCTTCGCCACCGTATTCATCTGCTCGTACCACATGGAGACGGCCCGGCTCAATTACTGCTGCGCCGGGCACAATCCCCCACTTCTCTTGCGCAACGGCAGCGACGATGTCTCGTTGCTCGAAAGCGGCGGTTACCCCATCGGGTTGTTTCCGGAAGCGGAATACGAAGATTCCTCCGTCATTGTCGATCCGGGGGATCTCTTCGCGGTCTATACCGACGGCATTACGGATGCGCTCAACCGAGAGGACGAGGACTTCGGGGAAGCCCGCCTTCGCGGGGTCCTTTCGCGTAACCGCGACCGGTCCAGCGAGGAGATCCTGGAGCGGATCCTCGCCTCCGTCCGCGACTTCTCCCTCGGCGTGGAACAGTTCGACGACCAGACCGCCGTCATCGGCCGGGTGCGCTAAAGCGGTCGTCAACCCAGCCCGTAGGCGTATTGCTCCAGCCGGCAAAACACGTTGACCAGACGCATCTGTTCCACCGTCCGGCACGGGGCCTCCAGCAACCGTGGATTGAGGACGACGATGGCCAGGCACTGCGCCCGGGAGACGGCCACGTTGAGCCGGTTCCGGCTGTACAGGAACTCCATGTGCCTGGGCAGGTCCTCGGCTGTGGACGTCACCATGGAGACGAGCACCACGGGCGCCTCCTGCCCCTGAAACTTGTCCACCGTGCCCACCCGCGCGCCCTCGGGCAACACCGAGCGCAGGTGGTTGACCTGCACGTTATAGGGCGAGACCACCAGGATGTCCGCCCTGGTCAGCGTACGGGTCCGGCCGCGGTCGTCCGCAAATGTTTGCCCCAGCAGCTCTTCGTAGCAGGCCCTGACGACTTGGCCTTCCGCCACGCTCTTCTGGGAGCATCCTCCGTGGTCCGCCGCGATCATGACGATGCCCTCTTCGGGAAGTTCCGTTTTTTCCAGCAACAGCCTGCGCCTCGCGGTCTCGGGATGGTTCCCCAGCCTTCCCTCGTAGAAGGCGTCGGAAACGAACCGGCAAATACTCGGCTTGAGGCGCCAGGTCGTCCCGAGGAAGATCCCGCGGTCGGGTGGTATGGTGTCCCTGTCCTGCAGAAGGTATTCCAGGACCGACATGCCGGCCTCGCCTGGATGGGTGCCTTTCATGGGTTGGCCCAGCTGCATCTGGTCGCCCACCAGGACAATGTTACTGGTCGACGTCGACATGCCCACGACGTTGGCGGTAGACACCTGTCCCGCTTCGTCGATGAAGAGGTAGTCCAGGCGGTCGACGAGGCGTGGGTCGGAAAACAGCCATGCCGTCCCGGCGTAGAGGTCCGCATCGCGTCTGATGTCCCCTGTTTTGTCGACATTCGTCACGAATTCACCTTTGTAAACGCTGTCCGGGTTACCCCCGCTGCTCTTCTTGACGCCCCGGAATGACACACCCCTTTCCCGCGCCACCTCAACGACCATGTCCAGCAAGTTGTGGATGGCCTGGTGGGCGTTGGACGTGATGCCGACTGTATGACCCCTCTCGATCAGCGCGACGATGAGATGACCACTCGTGTAGGTCTTTCCGGCGCCGGGCGGTCCCTGGATGAAGAGATAGCTGTCGTCAAGATGCTCCACGGCATCCAGATAGCCGCCTATCCCTTCGCGGCCGGACTCGACGATCGGCGAGCCCGGGGTGCGCCCCTTGATCCGCGGGACCGCCCGGCGCAGCAGATCCGTGGCAGCCCGCCGGGTCTTCGCGTCACGGATGAACCGATCCGCATGGCGGTAGATCCCCGCCCGGATGACCTTCGCGTCTACCGGTCCGCCGGGGCCGATCGAAGCACCCGCAGGCAATGGCTGGACGCTCGGTCCCTGCCTGACCTGTACGGTCCCTTTCGATTCGTCGATTTCCTGAATCGTGCCGGCCCTGTCCATGGTCTGCGCATTCGCGACCTGGTCGCCGACCTTGAG from Gemmatimonadota bacterium encodes the following:
- a CDS encoding SpoIIE family protein phosphatase, yielding MKRAARTAARKAARFGSAILRALTRLAPDTWTKRCIYAGLVMAAGVFLVLGTWQGVVTWLGWPAIALLAAGIFYYTWKVFSWLRDHLLWKVRNRIIVVFLFAGIAPLCIATSISILVGWLWIGTLGTNLVTRHIEETVDRLDHIPVDMQLALLRTASEDRPPYAGIVDEILRDNPDLTGLSISVFEDGRPVLASLPFDTPEPHPDWLLREDHFADVVYDSLSDGLSALSFRAGTTIEFRGRNLYVLSYKPLGEEYRTKIWEDLGTQVAFRSGPGDFEDVTVYESAPSEVERSRLPLWGELHVPWAASFAVRSWNSGAQTMAILGLDLDPAHIFEATVTGDMLLSGFPPLFVVVIVLCSVFVCFELISFMIGLLISRRITTAVHGLYEGTEAIRAGRTDFRVEEKARDQLGELGRSFNTMAHSIEMLMNEEREKERIETELSMAREVQARFIPNMPPQRGPLELAGAWIPARTVSGDYYDFIEHRDRVLDIVVGDISGKGISAALMMAGLQASLRSQALDPALEGSPDRLSRLMSRLNVYLCHSTAPERFATVFICSYHMETARLNYCCAGHNPPLLLRNGSDDVSLLESGGYPIGLFPEAEYEDSSVIVDPGDLFAVYTDGITDALNREDEDFGEARLRGVLSRNRDRSSEEILERILASVRDFSLGVEQFDDQTAVIGRVR
- a CDS encoding nucleoside 2-deoxyribosyltransferase produces the protein MTTYTVYFAGDLFDHKHLAGNELLAGAIDRRSGGRYACVVPQDLEQATGRMVDIRNQDLMQVMACDLGLFNFDGTDLDSGTVVEFMMAKMLDIPSVLLRSDFRASGDQEREGDDWNLMCSFYPRSKKVQFNAMAWYQEARRGGSPDGGPGDDAPATRRDDGQGHGSPGEGTPAAGWSDRLYDRMADAVIEALDAVRAEPSAFGGDEARINAVYAWAARFPGSGFDTLCEAGFVEKTIEEKLRKRLL
- a CDS encoding creatininase family protein yields the protein MKGPRLPYRYDHYTWVELKEKVEDQPAVILPVGSTEDHGYHMPLDVDTFLVSSVCEGAAKLIPDEVLILPALPYGFEDHHMDFPGTITVRDDHLQDFVVDITRSVAHHGFRKILIVNGHGSNATILETASRRTVIETDAHCGTLNWWSVAQSKLWEIGDSELQSHADEIETSVYRYLNDDAIQMDKAVREVKIPVSKYYWRGWIRGKGASPLRMMDQWSRISDSGVIGDATVATVEKGEELYRAASEELAGLIREFRALPIEPRVDRH
- a CDS encoding LLM class flavin-dependent oxidoreductase, yielding MNYGMFIMPFHDPVKPAAQCHDEDLELIVRCEELGFTEFWIGEHHTMKYEHIVLPEAFIGKALAMTHSIRLGTAPTCLPYHHPAHVASRLAFMDQLSHGRLNLCFGPGSVTSDLELYKIDPKLNSAMAVESAEMILQIWSQDPPYHLKGRFWEIDLEENVDHDTLIGYIHKPLQQPHPPICAPGMSMNSSTMKLAGEKGWFPISANISTSNVVADNWRVYEQAALGAGRTPDRKDWRICRSIFLADSKEDAAAKVRNNSLGRGFEYLGGLFDQGLGRKMLKRDPDMPDAECNLDYLMTEQIIHGDVDEVVRRLDLMREETGDFGTLILMGYDWDDKESWLRSMDLFVHEVMPRM
- a CDS encoding LLM class flavin-dependent oxidoreductase, which translates into the protein MIDYGMFLMPVHDPAKPPGQCYDEDMELLVRSEELGFSEFWVGEHHSSSYENIVMPEIFIGKALGLTSRMRLGAAPVCLPYHHPAHVAGRLAFLDHLSHGRLNICFGPGAIPTDLEMFGIRPEDSGAMVGEAIQMIMTLWTTDPPYDINGRFWQVHVGREVREDLGVGVYLKPLQKPHPPLSVPVIMRDSAGTRIAGQKGYSPFSHHMVASNVLANHWETYASGAQTAGQEPDRRKWKISRNIFVAETTKEARERARNNSLGKCLEYIMKLTDLGPGRAFWKRDLDMPDSECTLDYMMDEQVIAGDPDECVRQLHRMMEETGEFGTFIMTAHDWDDREAWINSLELFAKEVMPRFNRSLGYA